One Paenibacillus sp. SYP-B4298 genomic window, TCGAAGGTGAATACCATCACCATCTCGCGTTCTACGCCCTCATCGTCGCTTACCAAAAATACATGCTCTTCATGATCATGGTCATGACCGCATCCGCAATCATCACCGTGCTTGTGTTCGTGTTCGCTCACTGCAATACCCCATTTCACATTTAAATGTCACCCACGTATAGTAACATGTTCAGGAGGGATGGTCAAACATGCAGTCTGACGAGGCATGCCTGTTCGATAACTAGGGATTACTGGGCGGTAATCGTCTTCTCTGACACCAATGTCCAATCGCTCGTTGCTGTCTGCTTCATATAGAAGCGGACGGAATATTTGCCTGCCGAATCGAAGCTGTAACGGAAATCCTCTGTGCGGAACCAGAAGTTGTCCAATGACTTGTTGACCGTCTGCGACTGAATCAGCTTCTCATCCCCTGACGGGTCAGCTATGACCACCTTTACCGCGTGAATATCGGTCTGCAGGTTGTCAATCTGCGAGAACACACTGAAAGTAACCTTGCCTTGCTTCACATTGCCGAATGTAACTTGCTTCTGATTCTGATCCTGGAACAAAAACATATGTACATTCGGTTTATAAATGGACGCCCGTTTGGCGCTGTCATCCCAGACAACCAGCGCTTGCAGCGAGCTCGCAATCTCCCGCAGCGGAAGATAGGTGCTCCCCTCTGCCAATAAGCCAGACTCCTTCGATTCAATTCCATTCACAAATACTCTTACCTTCTGCGCTGCAGAATCTGCGAAGAGCACTGTCCCGCCCCATAGAGAAAGCGCCAGCGTCAACACAACCAGCTTCTTAAATTTCATTATGGTCAAACCTCCATCCATTGTTGCACTTGTTAAGTTATACTCTTTGCTTAGAGCAAAGTTGCGGGATAGCGGAACACTTTTTTGCGGCCTTTCTAGTTGCTTCAGGAAAGAGCGATACGGAAATTTTCTTTCAATTTCGCATAAAAAGTGATAAATTCTATATAACATATCTTGTCAGGAGGCTCTAACGCTTGAATATTCAAATGCTTGGTACGGGGAGTGCTTTTGCCAAAGACTTTTACAACAATAATGCATTGATCTATGCTAGCGGACAAACTCTCATGGTGGATTGCGGCATCACTGCTCCTGCTGCCCTGCATGCCCTAGGCAAGCGGCCTGACGAGGTGGATGCGCTGCTGATCACCCATATCCATGGCGACCATGTCGGCGGGCTGGAGGAATTCGCCTTTCGGATGAAGTTTCAATATCATAAAAAACCAGTGCTCTACGTGGCAGAATCGCTGCTGGAGCCGCTTTGGGAGAATACGCTCAAGGGCGGGCTGGCGCAGGAGCCCTGGTACACGTTGGAGGATTATTTCACCTTGCGGCTAATGAAGGAGAATGTCCAGTACACACTCGCTCCTGATCTGTCGTTTGAAATTATGCAGACCCCCCATATCCCGCATAAGGCGAGCTATTCGCTCTATATTAACGAGCACCTATTCTATAGCGCCGACATGCGGTTCAATCCGCAGTTGCTGCACAGGCTAGTCGAAGAACGGGGCTGCGATGCGATCCTTCATGATTGCCAGTTCATCGCGCCTGGCGCTGTCCATGCGTGCCTGGATGAGCTGCTGACCTTGCCCGCAGAGATGCAGCAGCGCATATGGCTCATGCATTATGCTGATAACCAGCCGGAATTCAAGGGCAAGACCGGAGCTATGCGCTTCATGGAGCAGCATCGCGTCTACAGTGAGGCCGAGCTGGCCACATCCAGCACCCAAGCGGGCTAGACGCTATGCCCATTTTCAACCATGACCAAACGCCGCACGCTAGTTCTTCTGATGAAGAAGTCAACGTGCGGCGTTTGCTTGTCTGACTAATGTGCCAGGTTAACTGTCAGCCTGGGCTCTATCGTGTGCAGCGCACCAGGGTGTGTCTTCAAACTCTAGGTCGTGTCTGAACACCCGTTCAAGGGCATCTCTCCCCGCCTTTTCGCCCCATGCTGCGTTGCTTTTTCTTGACGTACCCCCTGTACGCCTGCGAAAAAGCGCCTTGCCTGGAACGAAAATTCGGCCAGATCTGTTCCGTTCAGAGTGTTCAGACACGCCCTAAAACAGCGGGAGTTGATCCAGATTATTAGTCGGGTCTCCATCCGCATCACCGCGGATATAAGTTTCGCCATCTCTACCCTTAAAGCTGTTCACCCCGGCGATCTGCCCTGCCTGCACGGCCTGCAGCGCCTCCTGATAGTTCATAACACGGCCGTTAGACGTCTGAAAAGCCGTCAGATCGCCATCACCGTTCTTCTGCACAGCTACAAACCGCTCGCGTTGATCGGTAGTAGAAGGCTGCGCCTGCGGGTGAATACCAAGCTCCTGCTGGTACGGGTTAGCCGTCTGGTTCTGCATTTGCGAATGAGCTTGGTTGGATACACTACTGGCACCCTGTTGCTGCATTTGGCTGCCAGCCAGGTTGGCCATGTCTTGCTGCTGATTGGAATTTCCATTTGGATTCATACTTCATTCTCCTCTACATCCGTAATGGTTGCATCGAAGTTAGTATGAAGCATTCCCCCATCTATCATACATTGCTGTGCTGTCTTATGCTTGAACATAGCAAACTGTCATAGCATGCAGGCACGTCATTCCTTGCCTAAGGCTGGGTTAGAAGCTGTTGTCCGGGCCGGTATGGATCCATCCTTGGTCGGCTTGGCGACGGCAACGGCTCAATCATGCCCGAGCTGGAATAGATGTCCTGGCGGACAGAGGGCCCGTATACATCCTCGATAACCACCGCTTGAACCGCTTGCTCCTCCTGCCGAGGTTCCTGAACTCCCAACAACAACAGCATCCATATGCTACAGGCCAGCAGCGCCAGTATAGCCATCCATCCTGCTGCCACTCTCCACATCTGCTGTTCCCCCCTTTAGAATTACACGTACACGCCTCGGTTGAGCCTGGACTGCGCAGGCCATCTAAGCAGTATTGCCTGATCCACTCCTCTCCAAACGAATTACAATGGCGAATAATATGCGATTCCATATTTCAAACTAAGCAAGTCAAGCGAACACCAGACAGATGCGCAGTGATGCGGCTGTGTTAAAGGAGGGATGGGAAATGAGCAAAGCATTTGACAGTAATTATAATTGTGCGAACGCCTCCGAGGATCTCCAAGAGCTGAAGCATTCGCTGGAACAGCTACAATCACAGGGTGAGCTGACACAAGAGCAGCAGGAGGAAGCGAATCGGCTGGGCAACCTGATTCATTTTATTACAAACAAATGTGATATTCATAACGGCTAACTGAAAGAAAGGAGCGGAAATATGGCTGAGCATAATCCATTACCGACCAGGGCAAAGAAGGACAACACTTCCCCTCTGTCTGCCCAGAAGCACAAGAATGCCAACGCCACCGATGAGCGGATGGAAGCACCTCCAGGAATCGAGCCAGGCTACGACTACATCTGGGGCAGTGATCAGGATGAGCTGGTGCAAAACCATACTGAACGCGATACGAAATAAGCGCCGCACGAAACGGTAGTCACCGCCACCCACCCTCTGGTTAGGATATTCAGGCTCCCCAACTGCGCCGAGCTGCATAGCGTTTACGCCATGGGGGGCTTGAATGACCATGGGTTTATCCGGGCACCCATTCATTAATATGCCGTCTTCAACTATACTGCTCGCCTCGCATAAATTTAATAGAAACATATAACGGCACACCGCCCTATTTTTTTGGCAAAAAGTGTTGACTTTCATGTTGGATACTGGTATATTATTAATTGTCGCTGATATGATCTGTTAGCTCAGCTGGGAGAGCACCATCTTGACAGGGTGGGGGTCAGTGGTTCGAGCCCACTACAGATCATTACGAAGAAACCCTTGTGTAGCAAGGGTTTTTTGCTGTTTATGGACGTAAAAATAAGACCTCATGAGGCCGTGTTTTTTGAATTTGGTGCCGATTTGGTGCCCTTTATTCTACTAAAGCACTATTGGTGCCATTTGGTGCCGCAAAAAACATCTCTCCGAATGCGTCCGCTGTCTCCTGCTGCATGTGTGGTGTAATGTGAGAATAGCGATCTAGCATCTTCACGCTCGACCAACCCATCCTCTCTGCAATACGCTTATTGTTCTCCCTCATCTTCAACAGCATGACAACATGCGTATGACGCAAGTCATGGAACCGTATCTTCGGTACTCCTGCCTTCTCGATCAGGCGATAAAACGAACGGTTGATATTGCGCGGCGACAACGGGCTACCTAATCGTGTCCACCTCCTGCATACGCAAGCCTAGAATCTCAGAACCAATAGGAATGAATTCTGGAGGCGCGTGAGATGTTTAAGCTGCTTGATTATGTAGAATACCGAAACTTCAACGGGCGAAGCAAGCATGTGAGAACAGCGAGCATTTAGTGAAGGATCATTTCGTGGAGATGCACGATATGATTGTTGCATTGTCCCGTTACGCTTGCTACCTCATCATTCAGAGCATCGACCACGCGTAACATAGAAGGGGGAACCCCAGAGGTTATTTCTCGGAGACAATACTAGAAAGAGCCGCCATAGTTGCGGCTCTAATTATTCATACCATCTAGGTTGATTAGTAACCTTTCTGAATATTTCCACCTACTTATTGAATAATCAGCTCAGGATTAATCAATTTGATCTGTTTGATGATCTGTTTATAGTTCATAAATGCCACTGGACAATTTTTTGATTTGGCTTCAATGACATGTTCGAAATATAACATCCCTCGTTTTTGGTTCACCAGCATGACCTTATCCATATTGACCACCGTGTTTCTGTCTACCTTCTGAAATCTGAAACCGGAGGCATTCAGTGCAGCACAAAAATATTTAAGCGATCCCATAGCCAAGTATTCCTCATGCTGCAAATGGAACACCACATGACCGTCATCATGAGAGAAATACAATATATCATGTGGACTAATCTGAAAAAAGCCGGAATGACCATCAATATCGCGAGTAAGTGACAAGAGCATACAATCACCTCCTGGCTTTAAGTAGTTCTTCCGGTGTCTCATCCTGGTAGACATATAACCAGCTTGCAGTGGATACGACAAGCACGGCCAATGCTCCTAAAACTGTTGCGATATGATACAGTAATCTTCCTCTTCTCAAGTCACTCTCCTCCTTCCCTCGATCAAAGTTAAGCATTGAACAAAAAAGGAAGCAGCGAGTACAGAGGAGTGAAACACCAGATTGCTTGCAATTATAAGCATCGAGATATATTTTAACAAAGGATAATAGTGATGCGGTATTCTGGTTTGTCTTTCGATTCGAGATGGAGCAAACCAGAGGGCTAATAGAAGAGAAAGAATCGTCAACACATAAAGGAGTGGCTTGTCCAACTGCACAAAAGCCAGTGTCAGCGCACCCGTCGTTGAAATGATAATGCACAGCAGACCCGATTTCAAATGAATCCCTCCCGAGAACTGCCGCAGCAATGCGAAGCCCGCTAATGCAACCGCAGACTCTGCAAACTTGCCTAGAGCTGAAGCAATGACGAGGGTAAGCAGCGTAGTGAGTACAGCATTCAATAGAAAAGCAATAGAATATTTCAGGACTTCTACACTGCTAGGGTGCTCAGGCACAGATTTTTTGATCTGCGTAGCTAATCGGGTCGCAACTGCATTGATCATAGCTTCTCCTCCACTTCCTTTCGCAAGGCATAATAGAGAAATACGGCGAGAGAGAATAAAATAATTACAAAGTTTGCTTTAATATCCTGAAAATACATCATAATACACAGCACTAAAGCAAAGAGAGTGATTAAAGTCAACACCGCTATTCTCTCCCATTTGAAGCGAAGCTTCTCGAACTCAAAAGTGAAGCCCAACCCCCGTGAATATATGAACCAACTGCCGCCAAGTGCCAACAGGCTGCTAATGAGCTGCAATTCATACCCCTCTACAGAATGGCCTGACACTTTCTCAATCGTAAAGTAGCCAAACGACAAAAGCAATACTGAGGATTGAATGAGGGCATAGCTTATATATCCGGTTACGGTTATAACCGCAGACCAGAACAATGGTATACGGATCACAGTCTTAAAGAACAACACTGTCAACAACAAATTAATAATCGGTGAAATTTCAACAAGAGCCAGCATGTCCCTAATTACATAATTTTGAAAGCTTATTAATAAAGACATAATGACTATGCTCCATATATGCTTCGTCACCTTAACCCGAAACAAATATAAAGCAACACTCAATACCGCAATTCCTTCAATGGTTGAAAATAATAGAAACCCCGCGACATCCATCCTGGGCACCGTCTTTCTACATCTAATTCTATCTCTCTACGCACTAGACTTTCCCACTGTAGGGCTCAAAGTCCTATATAGATTTTCACATACAACGCCTCTTCTACGCAACCATAATTTACACCAACAACGCCTCCTTCCTCGCAGAATACGTTCCCGCGAAAGCTATACAGAAAAATGCAGTTTTTGGCGATTGAAGTCGGAAAAATGTAAAAATTTAGATTAAAGTTCAGAGCTTGTATAGTTTCGTTTGTTATGATGAAGGCATATTATTGTCTGAGGTGAATGAAATGTACTCCCATATTGATCCCAATACACCGCTGAAGCATTACTTCGACATCATCGAGCCATGTCTGACGCTTGACATTAATGAATTACGACGAGTGGCTTATGCTGACGAATATAAGAAGACAATTTCCCTCATGATTGGTTCGCTGCGCAGAAAACGTTATGTTACGATTGGTCATGTGCTGAATGCAACCTGGGCTGAGCTCGGACAAGTCCGTAATTTCGGAATTAAATGCCAACTGCTGCTATTCAGCTATCTTGACCGAATCGTGCACCACCCTGAATGTCTCATCCACCTCGAAGTTGTAGAACGTAACCGGAAAATAACCGCAATCAAGCGCAGACTTCGGGAAATGGGTATGATTCAGTAGCCGATTGCCGTTGTGCGCCCTCTGGTCATCCGCCCCTTTTCCTGGCCGCTCCATGATTCCCCACACCGACCTCTACTGTTCGGCATATCCTGAAGCAGCAGCGCATTGCCCGAGCTCCACTCCTTCCAGGGGCGTATTCAGCCCTTTCCTTCGCATGTGTCATAAAGGAGATTCCCGGGTAATATAATACTATGCAGAACACCCGCGAGCACGAAGGCAGCGCAGAGGAAAGGGATGCAGGAAGGAATGAACAACGAGATGAGAGAGAGCAACCAACCGCAACAGCAGCAGCAGAATACCGCCGGAAAGGACGAGACTCCGGTAACATTCCGCTCAGTCGATGACATATTGGAATACTATCAACAAAAACGATGACGGGAGCCTGCTCCCGTCAAGGTTGGTACCCCCTACCTCTTGAGATGTGGGGGTACTTTTTTGTGTATTGTTCATGCCTGTCTGCTCCAGCAAAGCTTCACCTCTTGTCCTCCTGTGTATGTTGCTGCCTGTACATAATCGTCAGCATACGCCAGAAGTCATAGCTCCCGACAGGCGTATCATAATATGCCGCCAGCCCTTTCGCAGCCTCCTTCGCCCAGCTTGGCGCTTCCATCGCTTGCAGCTTCTCAAGTCGGCCCGCAGCCGCCTCCAATCGTTTGACCGCTTCCTCCAACTGTGTCAGACGCTCGTCCTGCTCCTGATCCTTCGCCATCTGCTCCTCCCCCTTCTCTGCCATGGTGTCATACTGCTCTAGGCTGTACTGCACAATCAATCTGACAAGCTTGCTTGCATATGCCGAATCGGTAGCATAGCCTGCATCCTGCAGTGCTTGAGCCTGCTCCTTGGGTGTACGACCGCTTCTCACCTGGGCATACCGCGCATTCTGGAGTAGCAGATCCTGATCTTTATAGAATGCATAGACGCTGTCATAGGCCCGAAAAGCAGCAGTAATCTGTACATTCTGCCCGTTATAGACCTCCCATGTCCCTTGCCGCACGACTGCACCGCGCCAATACGCATTAGGCATGCCGCTTCCCACCTTGTATCCGCCCAGATTATAAGTTGCGGGAATGGAATTACCGCCAGTCTCCAATATATTTTGTGCTAATCGGACAGATGGCAGCAGCGGCGACCCCTCGCGGCGCGCCTGAATCGCCTGCGGAGCCAGTTGTGCAATGAATTGCTCCCGTGTCATGAGCCTCTCCCTCCTCCAGGCTGCGGACGCGACTTGTCCGTGCTTGTATACCATATGCTGGCGGCAGCATTCAGAGGCGGCGCTAGACCCAGGACTTGCGTGGTTTTTGGTGCGGAATTCCTGAGGGAGGTCGTCTGCAAAAATGAGTCTTTGGCCCTCACTGCGCGAGCGCAACATTATTTTGCCAGTCTGCGTCTACACTAATAACTGCAGAGCTCTTGATGCCTTATGCCGGTTTCTTGCTGGCATGCCCGGGGGGCACTTGGATATGCAGCCAGAGCATGCAGAATAATAACAACATACATTTTCGAGGTGAGAGACAAATGAAGAAACGTATCCTAATGCTTATGCTGATGTCACTGGTCGCACTGGTCGGGGTTAGCCAATCCGCATGGGCCTTCAAGGACACTCAGAACCACGACTTCAAGAACGAGATTGAGGGGTTGAAGCAGCGCGGTATTATTAGCGGTGACAAGCACAACCAGTTCAAGCCAGGAGCGAAGCTGACCAATGCAGAAGCAGTCGTACTTATCGTCAAGGCGTTCGATCTGAACATTAACAACCTGCGTTTTATTAAAGAACCCAAGGTCAGCGATTATTATACCAAAGCCAAGGATAACACCTGGTATTCACAGGCCTTCATTATCGCGCAGTATAATCAGTTGGAGCTTCCCCAGGATATTGATCCGTCAGCACGTATTACACGGGAACAGTTCGCCCATTACTTATTTAACGGAATACAGCGGACGGGTGAGTACGTCTGGATCGAACCCTATATTCTAATGGATGACGCGAAGAAAGTTACAGACACCTATATGAATAGCGTCCAGAAGCTGCTCATTATGAATATTGCCAAGCTGGACAACAAGCAACGCTTCCAGCCACAACAGTCTATTTCTAGAGGTGAAGCAGCAGCCTGGATCTACCGCGCAATCCAATTTGTCGAGTCCCAATCCAGTCAGCAGCCTCAGCAGCCGTCCTACGGTCTTGAACTACAGCATACAGTCAGCAAAGTGAACGACGATGTGAACAAAGTGACGATTACAGCTACGGTCGGACATCCAGGCTATGGATTGCGTGTCTCATCCATTGATTTTGCAGGCAAGGAAGCAACCATCACCGTCCAGGTAGTCGAGCCTGATCCAGATAAGATGTATCCTCAAGTCATTACGGATGCTTCAGTATCCACCTATATCGATAGCCAATATACGAGCATCAAGCTGGTAGAAGCCGCCACCTCCAGCCCGCATGTGCCCGTAATCTCCAAGGGAAAATACCATGCTGGCTAAAGACGCACACGATAGCCGTACCGAGCGATCCTCTATGGATCGCTTTTTTTGCTCAGATATGAAACCACTCGGTATATTGGCGCGTACTAATACATAACTACCATATGAACCATAAGGAGGAACATCTACCATGTCTATATTTAAACGACTGCGTGATTTAACCCTATCCAATGTGTATGCTCTGATCGAGAAGGCCGAGGACCCGGTCAAGCTGACAGATCAATATATTCGCGACATGCAAGAAGATCTGGAGGATGCTGAGAAGGCCGTAGCTTCCCAGATTGCACTGGAGAAGAAATTCAAGCTGCTGTATGAGGATCAAGCGGCACTTGTGGAGAAGCGCAATGAGCAAGCTCATCTGGCTGCACAAGCGCAGAACATCGATCTTGCCCGCCGCGCGCTGGAGGAGAAGAAGGCTGCCGAGCAGAAGATGAATGAATATAAGGCCAGCTTCGACCAGAACAAGGCCTCTGCTGATCAGCTCCGCGCCAAGCTTGAGGAGATGCGCAAGCAACTGCAGGAGATGAGGAATAAGCGTGATACGCTTGTTGCACGCTATAATGCCGCCAAGGCTCAACAGGAGATCAACAAGGCGGTGTCCGGCTTCAACGCCGATTCGGCCGCGTCGGGCTTAAAGCGTATGGAGGAGAAGATGCTCCAGATGGAGGCTCAGGCGGAGGCCGGCAATGTCATGAACACCAGGGAGCGCTCGCTGGACGAAGAGTTTGCCGCGCTGGGCAAGGATAAGGCGGTGGAGGATGAATTGGCAGCCTTGATGAAGCAATACGAGAAGAACGTATAGTCTTGCATCCCTTGAGTCTCGATTGTGACAATCGTGTAATAAAATTAAAGCGTCGGCAGGCAGCCCATGGAGGCTGCTCGCCGGCGCTTTTGTCTTGTGCGTCGTTCTATGTACGGGGAGGTTTGAGGAAATTCCCTACAACTACAGATGCAGATCCTGAGATAGTCGAATCATATCCCTGCACTGTATTCCGTTCTCATGGATTTCTTCGGAGTAATGTCTAAGGAAGAAATCCACATCGACGCCAACTATTCTAAAGCCGCATTTTTGGTACAGGGCTAACTGTCCTACGCTCGAGTTTCCTGTCCCTATTTCAATCGTTTTGTAGCCTTTCGATCTAGCGGCCTCAATGGCATGTAGAACTAGTTTTTTTCCTATGCCCTTGCCGTGCATGCTCTCTGTTACCGCGACGTTAACCAGTTCTACCGTCTCAGGTCTTGTAGGCAAAAGCACATAAACCCCAACGATTTCATTGTCCATCTCGGATACGTAACATTCTCCTCTAGTTAAGTAATCCTGAACTAGCTCTTGAGAGGGATCAGCCAACAGCAACAGATGCATAGGGCAGGTCTCTTCACCATTTAATTTTCTAATCTTCATAACCGTCTCCTCCATTGCATAATGTGACATCAGAATAACTGTTCACTTCGGTCTCTGACTGCATGGACGCAAACTCACGATGGTAAGTCGACACTAGTCAATCTGCCATTCTATAGGCTGACCGCCGATCGACTGCAAGAATTCATTCGTCCGCGAGAACGGGCGGCTGCCAAAAAATCCACGGTGCGCAGCGAATGGACTCGGATGCGCTGAAGCGATCACGCAATGTCGATTGCGGTCGATATAGGCTGCCTTATCCTGGGCATGCTTGCCCCATAGGATGAACACCAGCGGGCGTTCCCGCTGATTCAGCAGCTCGATGATCCGGTCAGTGAACCGCTCCCACCCTTTTCCCTGATGGGAATTCGCATTGCCTGCCTGAACGGTCAGCACGCTGTTGAGCATCAGGACGCCCTGCTCGGCCCATTTGACCAATGATCCATGATCGGGAATCGGACAGCCGAGATCGTTATGCAATTCCTTGTATATATTTTGCAGTGATGGCGGGATGCGTACTCCCTTCTGCACCGAGAAGCTGAGCCCATGCGCCTGCCCTGGGCCGTGGTAGGGGTCTTGCCCGATAATAACCACCTTCGTATTCTCATAGGAAGTATGATGCAGTGCATTAAATATATCATGCATGTCCGGGTAAACCTTCTTGGTCTTGTACTCCTGCGCCAGATAGCGGCGAAGCTCCTGGTAATACTCCTGCTCCAGCTCGGACTGCAGCCAATCCGCCCAGTCGTTTCTGAAGATGATTGCCATACAAAAAACGCCTCCCAACAAGTGTAAGCCGCTGACGCCGTCTGAGCACGGCATCCTCTCGTTCATGTCGATATATAAGCTCGTCCTAGCTACATAGCGCTTATATAGTCATAACGGTGCCGAATCGGTCTTTGGCAGCCTGTCTGCTATAGTGAGTGATGACGATTATCACTGCCCAAAATAATGAAAAATAGCAGAACTAGTTTAATTATAAATGATGACGCTTTAGGCAACAATAAAGCTAGAGGACTTATTGACACATAAGCTGAAAAAAGTTATGCTTACTAAGCAATTTGTTAATCCAATGGAATAGGTGGGACAACATGGCCTTTAAACCGGTTATTAAAGAAATCGTCGCTTCGGATCGCAATGAAGAAAATGGCTTGCATCAATTCGTCGTCACCCTGACGAACCAGGCGAAATGCCGCTTGTTTTTCAGCAAAAATCCGGAATGGAAAATTATCGGCGTGAACCGTCTGCTTAATATGCCTTGCCCGATTTGCCGTAAGGACTATTATTGCAATTGCATGAGCAATTACGCCGCAGACTTTGAACAGCAGATTTTGGAGCAGAAGCACCTCTAACGATAAAAATGGAGGCCGCCCTGGCTTCTTTTTTTATTTTTAGGGCTCTTTTTGCATTGGCAAGCTGTCCCTACATACGAAAGAACGCCCTGCCTGCATAGGACGTTCTCACAGTCGACTACATGGTTGCACCCCACCCCATCGCACTTGCGATAAGGCTCCTTACTTAAACAACGCGAAACATTCACGCTGATCTATGTAGCCTGACTTCCAATACCTATACCTTCACCTTGCCCACTGCCTCCGTCATCTCCCTCGTCTGTTGCTGCAATCGTTCGGACAGCTCTGCGATCTTGCGGAACATCCCCGACTGCTCTCCCGTCAGTCGGTAGATCTCATCCGATCGGTCAGAGACCTCAGCGGAGATACCCGAGATGGTCTGTACCGCCGATTCCGTCTCCTCAGCACCCGCTGTTATCTCCTCTGCGGCAGCCGATACTTCCTGAATACTGCCAGTTACGAGCTGGAAGGCATCGAGCACATGCGTGAACGTGGCTTCTGCTTCCCTTGTGAGTTCAACTCCTTCACCCACCTCTAGAACGGCCGTCCTCATCTGAACACCGATCTGCGCAGCTTCCTGCTCGATACCGAGCAGCAGACTGGACATCGCTTGCACAGAAGCTGCTGAAGCCTCCGCGAGCTTGCGCACCTCTGCCGCGACCACTGCAAAGCCTCTTCCATGCTCACCGGCCTGAGCCGCCTCGATCGAGGCATTCAGTGCCAGCAGCTTCGTCTGTGCTGCAAAATCTCTTACCGTATCCAGCACCCCGCCAATTTCCGATGAATAGCCATTCAATATCTGTACCCTTGTCGACACCTCCGCTGCTGAAGATGAGATGCTGCTGATCTGCTCCTTCATCCTTGTCATGCTCTGCTGCCCGCTCTGCGCCTTCGACAGCGCCTCAGCCGCCGCATCCGAAACAGCCGTCGACGATTCGGAGATGTCTGCGATCCCCTTGGCAATCTCCTCGATTGCTTTGGCACTGTCCCCCGCGCCTTGCTTTTGAGCGTGTGCGCCTTGCCGAATCTGCTCTACCGAGGTGTCTACGATGCTGTTCATATCCATCAACGCAGCGGCATCACGGCGGAACTGCTCTGTCGACTCCGTCAACACCACTGTTGTGGACGCAACGCCAGCGACCATGTCGCTGACTATTTTATTCAGATTGTCCGACATATGCAGCATCGCAGCATACGTGCTTCCAATCTCGTCCTCGCCTCGCAATGGGTACGCTCTCAATATCCGTCCCGCCTCAGCCAGTTCACCGCCAGCCATCTTATTAACGCTCGCCTTGAGCGGATAGAGCGGGCGAAGTCCTCGCACGATAACCCATAATACCGCCGCAATGCCGAGGATAGTTATCCCCGCCAACAGGACGTATAGCGGCGCACTCGCACGCAGCAGGTCGGCCTCGATCTGCCCGATCACTTGAACAGATGCATCGATGCCGATCACGCCGACCAAGGCTCCGCCGCTATCCATGATGGGAGCATAGGAGGACATATACTGTCCGTATTCCTGATTATCAATAATACTTGAGCTTGCGCTCCTCCCCTGCAGTAATTCCTTGACCGCCTCCGGCGGAATGTCGGTGACCTCATCTATGTCCGAGGCCTTGTCCGGGTCCTTCATGCCATCTACAACAAT contains:
- a CDS encoding PspA/IM30 family protein, with translation MSIFKRLRDLTLSNVYALIEKAEDPVKLTDQYIRDMQEDLEDAEKAVASQIALEKKFKLLYEDQAALVEKRNEQAHLAAQAQNIDLARRALEEKKAAEQKMNEYKASFDQNKASADQLRAKLEEMRKQLQEMRNKRDTLVARYNAAKAQQEINKAVSGFNADSAASGLKRMEEKMLQMEAQAEAGNVMNTRERSLDEEFAALGKDKAVEDELAALMKQYEKNV
- a CDS encoding methyl-accepting chemotaxis protein, producing the protein MIGFFRKRLVMRIAATVTLAMVVIAAIGLLLQLSNMKQAAQEAIASYNIRIAESYVKRLDTTVYAEFARQPKKDARFTAIRDELDEFRERIGAMYVYFVRIDDQDRPLIVVDGMKDPDKASDIDEVTDIPPEAVKELLQGRSASSSIIDNQEYGQYMSSYAPIMDSGGALVGVIGIDASVQVIGQIEADLLRASAPLYVLLAGITILGIAAVLWVIVRGLRPLYPLKASVNKMAGGELAEAGRILRAYPLRGEDEIGSTYAAMLHMSDNLNKIVSDMVAGVASTTVVLTESTEQFRRDAAALMDMNSIVDTSVEQIRQGAHAQKQGAGDSAKAIEEIAKGIADISESSTAVSDAAAEALSKAQSGQQSMTRMKEQISSISSSAAEVSTRVQILNGYSSEIGGVLDTVRDFAAQTKLLALNASIEAAQAGEHGRGFAVVAAEVRKLAEASAASVQAMSSLLLGIEQEAAQIGVQMRTAVLEVGEGVELTREAEATFTHVLDAFQLVTGSIQEVSAAAEEITAGAEETESAVQTISGISAEVSDRSDEIYRLTGEQSGMFRKIAELSERLQQQTREMTEAVGKVKV
- a CDS encoding uracil-DNA glycosylase, which gives rise to MAIIFRNDWADWLQSELEQEYYQELRRYLAQEYKTKKVYPDMHDIFNALHHTSYENTKVVIIGQDPYHGPGQAHGLSFSVQKGVRIPPSLQNIYKELHNDLGCPIPDHGSLVKWAEQGVLMLNSVLTVQAGNANSHQGKGWERFTDRIIELLNQRERPLVFILWGKHAQDKAAYIDRNRHCVIASAHPSPFAAHRGFFGSRPFSRTNEFLQSIGGQPIEWQID
- a CDS encoding GNAT family N-acetyltransferase gives rise to the protein MKIRKLNGEETCPMHLLLLADPSQELVQDYLTRGECYVSEMDNEIVGVYVLLPTRPETVELVNVAVTESMHGKGIGKKLVLHAIEAARSKGYKTIEIGTGNSSVGQLALYQKCGFRIVGVDVDFFLRHYSEEIHENGIQCRDMIRLSQDLHL